Genomic DNA from Theobroma cacao cultivar B97-61/B2 chromosome 3, Criollo_cocoa_genome_V2, whole genome shotgun sequence:
tgtttttccaacaaaaaatttcattgaaaagtTTTGATGGAATTTTCCGTCAATGATgtatttccaacaaaaaattatgttgaaattttttacgAAATTTTGTTGGAAAGTTCTAATTGAATTTATCATCAATGAgtatttccaacggaaaattCCGTTGGCAATTTGTGACAGAAATCCATGGGAAATGCTTTTCAAACGGAATTGCTCTAGGACAGTCAACGgattatgtattttttttcaacagaTTTCCAACAAAAAGTATTTCTGACCATAGTTTTACTGACGGAATTTTCATCGAATTTTTCCGCTAGAAATCCGTCAAAAAAATctatttccaacgaaattttacttttttccaacaaaaaatttcattagaATAATCTTGTTTTTTAGTAGTGATAGTCGTATTCTTtggtaaaaaatgaaaattaaaattttgtgacttatatttatatagaaagaaataattttgaatattttataaagaaatgaataCGGTTAATTTAGTtagaaaatcaaattaattaaacacaTTAATTAAAGGACACATGGCATTTATCCAGGCTATTCACATAGGACAATTGCCTTTTTTCGGTGACAGACTTTGTCATTTATATATCTATGTTAGatttaaataagaataatCTAAGTAAATAGTATTGTaacttatttatataaaagGTAAGAGTATTGAATAATTACAAAggaataaatataattaatttagtcaaataaattacttttaaataaaaaagtataaaatcaaattaaacacaTTAATTAGAAGGAACGTAGACAATCACATACacaattgtttatttttgacataataCCTAAAACagtctttaaattatttagaaaattttaaataaatttttatttttttattacatttaatcaaacccttatatttttagtttaagttaaataaaccCTTATGACTTATGATTAGTCAAGTGTTGTTAGTCAAAATGTTCCTCATCATTCGATGTCACATGGTAATGACATGTCATAATGAATGATAATATGGTATGTTACGTTTTTCACCCTCCACTTCATTTTTACATagtataaaataacaagtaatattttaattaataacaattaggcaaactcaaaacaaaaatacatGGACTTGTTCGAACCCATTatacctttatttttttgtcaaaaattttttattttatattatttatatgggaTTGATTTTTATCCTTTATTGGTGAAGTGGTAACCTTGTTACAACTGACAAAATAGAAtgttcttaatttatttatgttgtAATTCCCACTTGCAATATGGCTacaagagaaatgaagaagcaAACTCCAAAGATATCTGGTAAAAGCAATTAATTAAAGCTGGGAGGTAATTCTATAATTGCCTTCCAATTTCCAACCAAGGGAGCAACAaactttcctttctctttcttcgcTTCTAAAACCAATTTTCACATATCTGGCCTAGCTATCAAACAAAGCTTAAACTGCTGAAAACATTAAAGCCGCAACAGAAGCAATGAACCAAAAGGCAGCAGTATGAGTAATCCTGACGGCTCCATTGCTTGAAGATTTGCTTGAATCACTTGGACTGCCAGGTGAAGAACCTATATATTTGCAAATCGTAATCATCATAATCATTAGTCTTAAACATTTCAAGCTCTATTTCTAACAAGGGCTTATGTTTAACCTTAATTTCGGTCCAGCAttcgatatttttttttagtggTTTTGATTATTCAGGTATAGAAATATGAATGAGCATTCAgagaaattatttaatttaaaagtgaaaataaaaacttaccTGAATTTGAAGGGGGGGATGGATTTGTTGTCGAGGCACTGGGTGCGGTTGCTTTaagtaaaaagaagaagaaaacaataatcagataaataaatagatagataaaattatcatgtataaataaaaaatgattagGCGAAACGACaatggaaataattttctttttaaaaaaaaaaaatccaaagaaTAGATATTGAGATAAAGATCTATTTGTAGTCAATATCATGTAGAGAATgtgaaatgaaaggaaaaaatcaTCCTATTCTCCATGTATGGtagaatttattattttataaacaaatttaTATCATTTTCGTCATGTTATTGCTGAATGaattacaaacaaaaaaaaattattaaaaccTCCAACACCTATATATATGATACTATAAATCTGAGAATTCGAGATGTTTTGCTGATAAATTAGGCCTTGAGACTGAATGGCCCAGACTTCTGTAATGCTTCTTTGTTAGTTAGATTTTCccattaaccaaaaaaaaaagaaaacaactcTTGTATGCAAACTCtatgattattattttctatacaACCTAACATAAAACTTGTTTCCACCCTCTTCCATTTAGGGTTTACGTCACAATTCTCTTTCCTCTCCTTTTCAGCCTCACCCATGGCTGCCGTTTCCATTGATTAGCTTGACAGTCCAATTAGCATATTAGCaagagaaacaaataaatGTTACCTTTCTTGCAAACAGATACATCAACATCAATGCCACAAGCCTTGGGGAGTTTCATTGCTTCATCCAGGGTGAGGTTGAAACCCTTCAAGATTTCCGGATTATTGAAGACCTTGCAGAGGCACTGGCTGTCGTGCGTGAAAACGTCCGTCAATGGCGAGCAGCATGTGGCAGGAGGTGAAGGAGAATGCATGAAGGGCTGGCAAGGAATTAGCTTTTGCAAGCATGGCGCTGCATCGGCATCGGCAGCTGCTGCAACCCTCGTCTGAGGTCCCTGTGGTGAAATGCCCGTAAGCCCTTTAGCCAAACTGTCCAGACCTCTTGTCAGATCTTGAGTATCATTTGAGAAACCCTGGAGAGCCCatgaaaggaagaagaacaaaataatagaaaagaaCTTGGAGGAATCCATGGTTTTGATTCCAATGAGAAATTGAACCCCAGTCAAATAAAGAGAGAAAcgaaacaaaacaaagaagaaggaGGTCCCCTCTATTTCTCTCTAGTTGTTTAATTCTAAGGAGAAAgatgatatataaattcatTGGAATTGCTATTTATAGAGAGTTGTTAGATTGGAAGTTTGATTTGCTCCTATTATCTCTGCATCCAAGAAGGCCGTTTTCCAAGTGGTTAGGGATCTTAATTTTCTCTAGAAGGCCTATACTTTGAAAACGAAAAATATCTCCACTTTTACACCCATCCTTCTTCAAATTCGTTCAAAGCAATCAATTTTGGAATGAATTTAGGCTTTGTTCGGTTAAATTCAAAAAGAATCTTTTCCTTGTTTGTTTGGAAGGTAGAAAATTTTCACaaatatgaaatgttttaCGGAGATGGTATATttaacattgaaaaaaaatatattttgaacaTATCGCATAATttatgaatattaatatttttataacgtTATGATAGAATTATTGAAAACAGGTCATTATGGAAAATACTTTTGTTACAGAATgatctaaacaattaaaattaacttttagCAATTTATCCaaaccaaaaatttatttaaatttttcagtACAACATTTTACTGCTTTCGtttttaactctttttttttttttttcttttgaacaAGTTCATGGGTTGTTGTGGGCTGCGTAGCCGTAGGAATACTGAAGAAAATGGAATCACACTGAATATATGGGAAAGGATAGATAGCTGGCAAAATGATTTAGCAGACCTTCTCAAAAGCAGTTACAGATATTTTTGTGGAAAGGGGGACTTTATCCAAGAATTTTTCTTTCGTGCCGTATATTCCTTTTGATCTGTTTTGCATACTTTGGGTGGCCTTTGcaactttgaaaaaaaatttaaaaaaatagagttGACTTTGAAATATTTAGTCTTCATTTGATCTTTAATGTATCAACTACTGAGTCAAATACTTCAACTTATAAAGATTTACCTTTTAATTTCACACtttcaacaaattttgttaaattacTATTTCAAGAactgttaattttttatcaaattcatgaaaagataatattaaaattacaatATTCTTTCCACAAAGATATTTAATCTGTAAATATCCATCCAACCCGATATCGATTCAATCAGAATTCAAAATGAAATCAACTTGGTGCACTGAAAACCatctaaaatttgaattaaatttaagatatatatatatatatagtataattttattaataaaaaatttcaattaattaaaaagaatatatgTAACATTATGATAAAAGTTACCTAAGGTATACttgatttgaattaaatttaaataattatgaaCAGGACTTAGAGTGATTTGAAATTCGAaacctctcaaactcaaaaacaGTCTAAAGTGGAAGTATCCGAACTCTAAGAATAACTAGCTTGAAAATGACCCTAACCCAATCCGATTTACACAAATGGCATACATTTAGATTTGATCTTGTCTTGCAACTTAAATTTCAATGCTAAGCTAAGGAacttatgaaaataaataaatatataattcaaatactaattttttagaagaagaaaacaatagtaattatatttaagaGGATGAAAGTTATaacatgaatttaaataaCTCATATGAAGATTTTAATCTCCATcctcaaataaaatttaccaaaatttCAGAGATCAAATCAATCGGATGAGAATATAAACGCGTGAATTGTGCCTTAACTTGGGAGAAGTCAAGAGAGCAGAAATGACGATCGTTGTGGCATACTGGTATGGTCATGGCTCATGGCCATAACATATTCGATggtttttaaacaaaaaattaaggtAAAAAGCACAAGATATTGGCGCGGCTCAATCAAACCATAAAGTCGAGTTAGTTCATTGACATTACGGTGAGGTTGAACCGTGTCAATACCTAGTGTAGGTAGGTGCCTAACCATGAATAGATGGGATATGATTTCTTGCTAATTTATAGCCTCTAACATTTCTTGTGTTGGTTGTCAGGAACAAGGGGTTAGCTATGGTCGATCCAAAGGACAGGGGGAACCCTCCAACAGATTCATACTTGTACTCGTCTCTCCAGGACCAGAACTGCCGGCCAGCTCTATGTCTTTGGCCGGCTGCTTGAAGACAAATTACCCACTTTGTCACTCCTGACTCCCttgaaaaaaaaccaaaacccaaGCCAACAAGAAATGAAACTTGCATAGCtgttcatttttcaattttatggaGTAATTTAAGGTATGATTGGATCTATGGTAATTACCTTGaaaggaagaaataaaaactaGATAGAAATTCactacaatatatatatatattattataattaaaagagaagGGATTCGAATCTTACTTTTTAAGTATGGAGATTATGCATCAATCAATGAGACAAATGTTCaagtgttatatatatattcgtAGATCATAAatgtaaaaagaagaaaaaaaaaataaaaaattaaagtaataaatataaaatataaatgattTGAAAGTGTACAAATTcacatttgaaattttatttaaaaaaaataaattttagagGACTATGAAATagagtttcttcttttttaaaatagcTACTTAACCATGGAGGATAGGGTAGACTATGAAATAGAGTTTATTCAGAGAAAGGAACAAAATCCGATTCTCAAATGTCGGGACGCAAAGCCCCAGTTTGAAAGGGAACCTAAAGAGTCCCTTATAGAAACGGGCACTCTTTATaacttttttatctttacaATTACCGATATTGACTATTTGGATCTACGTGGAATCCAAAAAGGTTCTGTATTACATTATTCTTTTGAGATAGAAAATACGAGGATTCTCTACCACTTCAGCTCGTAGTGAAAGATGCAGGGATTCTCCACTACTTTCTCCTTTGAAGCACAAAATGCAAAGATTTTCTGCCAGTTTAGGCGAAAACTGTAGCGATTCTCTGCCAAAGGTAATTTCGTGTTAATTTCCTTTCATAATATGCACTTCAAACCCATTGTAGGTCCCAAGGTGTTATCATAGTTGGAAAATGGAATCCTGCAAAGACAGGCTAGCATAATGTGGACCCTAGCTTAAGCCCCAGGTTAATGGGCTTACATGATGTACAGAGATAtgtaattcaaaatttataataacccTAATCAAGATTTTTAAAAGTGAAATTTCAAGTCAAATGATTTCTTAATGGAATTGCCATTTTAAGCGACACGGGTGTCACCTTTAGCCTTTCCGACTTAAAAAACTTTAACTAGATCTGGAGTTTATTCCACTTACGACAAGAATTAGAGTTATCACTCAATTTTTATTTCAGAATCTAGAATTATTTACAAAAGTTCACTACAAAAAGGCCGAACTTTATCgacaaaaaattttctttcggTAAATTCCGATCGtaattatcaataaaatatcgATAGAATTGTCCTTAATAGTGTTATCGTCAGAATTTACGGACAGAAAATTTTTCGTCGGCAATACAATGACGCGAAATGACTGAAAGATGTGCCAAGATTGCCAACTAAGATATTTCGTCGGTAATTATCATACCGACAGAATTTACCAATCAAATTTGCTAATAGACCATTTAGTCAACATAGGAATTAAATTGTCGATGGATTTACTAATGAAATTTTCATCGAAAATGCCTTTGAACCTTAGCGAGTGAATTGCCCACAAAAATTCCACCGACATTTAAACAAAGATTTAATGACGAAATTTTCTATCGGTAATTTCATTGgtaaactaaattaaaatccCCAAGCGAGTTTTTTCCCCCATTTCTCCCTTatctcttttccttcttttcccCAAACTCTCTAACCCTTTGCCTATCTCCCGCTTGCCGCCCTACCCAACACCACCTTCAGCCAACAGCTCTTCACCGGACCAACGCCAACGAAGGGGTCAATCCATCCACCGATTGATTTCTCCTCGAGAAAGCCCAttcctctcttctctctcttttcccCCAACTCTCTAACGCTCTACCTCTCTCTCACCTGCCGCTCCACCCTAACGCCAACTCCTCATCAAATTGACGCCAACGAAGGGTCAGCCTATCCACCAGTTAATTTCTCCATAGATAAATGccatctattttaattttgagtgattcataaaaaatagaaaattatttcttattttaaagtgaattcttaaaattaaggatagaattttaattttgagtaattcataaaaaataagaaattgtTCAACACTATAAagaaattactaaaattaaggatagcattttaatttgaaaaattcatAGGAAAtatactttaaaagaaattcttaaaattatgtGATGGCATTGAactttccttaaaattttagtttgactagaagttttcaaaatttgttaagtCACCATTAGATAACTTGAACAAGATACAATTTAGAAAACAAATCGATGTTCTAAatgttagaaattaaaatgttgtCTTGGATACATTTTAGGAAGCCTACCAAAAATtaagaggctttcaaaattaaaagaagttTTAATTATGGAAAGTTTTATTTCAATGGATTTCTATTTAAGCAAAAGGAGtaaaaagtttattttaaattttttgaaaatgagaatttcttaaatactaaattaaaataaaacaataccAAATAAGTTGAGTCAAGCGCTttaagtaaattaattaatacttTTCTCAAACAATACACAAGATCACCAAGTGATATTGAGCTTGCATGAgaatgattatggacttagaCCTTAGAAAATTAGGTCATGgatggttaaatttatttctcatgGCATTTATATTGAAATAAGGTTTACGCACCTTGCCTTACTTTCATTTTGTCTGggattgtaaaattcttttctcatCTAACTCACCCCGAATGTAACTCAAAGTTtcttgattataaaatgtaattagttacatCAAAGTGTAAAACTAAgtttagataagaaaatttcTGTAACTTGAAGATGGAGATCCAAAGGTGCCATGGACATTCAAGGAGATTACAAGCAAAGCTTGAAGACGGTGTTTGTAAATTCCCTTAAGAATTTGATCAACTAATTTTCTTAATGGctagagaaaattaaaattagtaaAATTCATAATCATCCTAGTAGTTggcatgtgatagatttatttttcaatatatatatatatgatatatgtgAATTGcaataaatgctatgcatgtCAATAATGTCAAATCAATGAGATATTAATTAAtgagttaataaataaaatttctcATTAATATATTGAATCAAAAAGTTACCTTCCACAATATAACAAGATAACCAAGCTACTCTTTTAATTGGAGGCTTATTAAGTCACTCATTAACCTTGAAAAGATAGTAATTTGTGATAGGTTATGCTTTACCCTTGAAAAGGCAATAATAGTAAAGGTTATGACTAAacctatttaaaaaaaatagtgatTTAGTGGATTCAAACTCTTTATGATATCAAACGAGAAGATGTAGGCATTGTCAAGGccgaacctctataaaaatcaTGGCTAAAtgtcttttctctcttccctTCACTTGTTAACTGTTGTGTTCATTTTTGTCGGCCTTTATTCTTTGGATTTGTGTTTAAAGTTGTTTGCTTCATCTGCTTGTAAGGGAAAGGTGATAGGGTTTGCTTAAAAATCCAATTCACCCTCCTTCTTGAGTATATGTCACAAGCTTCTTTAACTAACAAtcataattaatcattttatatGACATACTCCAACATGGTAATCTTACATGTCTATATGATATTACATTGTGATGATAACCCTAATCCTAGCATTTTGTTATGCATACTAGTGCATCTACATGATAAATGATCATATGGATAGGTTGTGTCCTATGTTGCCATAATGTGGATTGAGTGTTACCAAGATGAATTCTCTTGGACCTAGGTTCAAGAATTTAGGTTGATGTGAGCTGTGGGCTAAAGTTGGATTGACGTAGgccaaattttttattggtaTGAGCAGAGTTTGGATTTTTTGAACTTGTTTGGACTCTTCTAGACTTTTTCGAATGGGGCTTGGTTTTCCCTCTAAGACCAGAGTGGACTTGTGTCCAGAACAAGACTCTTGGGATATTGAACAAGACTCTTGGTATATTGTCGTTGATCTTAAAGGATCTTAGGGCTTTAAGTGGAAAGGAGAGCATAGGGGGAAAGGGAAGAGAATTACTTGGGGTgtgaaaaaaatgagaagtggAGAGGGTTTATATGGTGGATATAGGGTAGAATGGATGGGGGAGATTTATTATGGAGAACAACTaagatttatgatttattttagatatttattccttaaaaaatcatttaagagatatcatcatcattttagGAGGATAAgtgtcaaaaattaaaaataaataaagaaatttggCCAAAAATAAGCATTTAAGAgatatcatcatcattttagGAGGATAAgtgtcaaaaattaaaaataaataaagaaatttggCCAAAAATAAGGAAGATCATTCAATATCCCCTTTCCAACTTCTTGGGCCCAATTTCAGATGACCATAACTTTATGGTTTGATGTCCAAATTGAGTTATTTTTGTGCTGAAAAGCTTAGAAAGTCCCACTTCAAATGAAATTGGTTTCACTAAGAAGATATGCAAAAAATATTCGAACTATATCAAATTTCAATATATGCTTCATATTTCACTATATATTGTTGAATACTTATCATATTTGAGCTTataatatatcaacataaagaTATTTGAGTACTCTTTCCAACCATATAAAGCTTgcgtaataattttttatatttgaaaactTATGAAGTTTAGAATCAGATAATATTATATGATTGAATTACAAAttctctaaaatatttttgaaggtAACTTTAATGCTTCAATTTACCTAAAAGATTAAAAGGTACAAGCAtgattttgagtttttaaaattatttcattaacCTCCAAAATTATTTGCAACCTTTAAGTATTGGGATGTAAAATTTGGTATTTACAACATGTTCCatgtttctttatttattgtaTCTTAAACTATTAGGCATTTAGCCTTCTTTATCCATGTACATAAAATGCTCAAAGGTTGTCTATGTGGCTTTTTCCCCCTTCATTACTTTTCAGTCCATTATTTTCTATAAGTTGTGAAAGTTATACCAGTAAATGGcgattataaatatatcaaaaagttaattgattgaaaactaataaagAAAAGCCGaattcttattttctattcataaaaaaaaaaaggaaagtacTTAATTAAATAGTTGTAGGCTTTTATAAATACAATTTTTTCTccaagaattaaaaattttataccaCTAAcagtcaatttttttttatatcacCTTGTATAAATTTTCTTGTAGTTCTTTTATCTTACTTCtgttataataatttaacttcttcaatcaattcttttttacttCTGTTAGTGCATTTGTTTTAATACATTTGTCTTTGTTTGACTTTCATGAATATtacgattttttttttttttggtttttatattataagttCAAGAATgttttataatattgatatACAATACTTTctattgtcaaaattttaaaaaaaattgagaaatcaa
This window encodes:
- the LOC18604381 gene encoding non-specific lipid-transfer protein-like protein At2g13820, translating into MDSSKFFSIILFFFLSWALQGFSNDTQDLTRGLDSLAKGLTGISPQGPQTRVAAAADADAAPCLQKLIPCQPFMHSPSPPATCCSPLTDVFTHDSQCLCKVFNNPEILKGFNLTLDEAMKLPKACGIDVDVSVCKKATAPSASTTNPSPPSNSGSSPGSPSDSSKSSSNGAVRITHTAAFWFIASVAALMFSAV